Within the Flavobacterium sp. CG_23.5 genome, the region TTCTACCCTTTGCAACGCCAATAAATGAAATAAATCCTGTTCTAACATAGCTGAAAATTGTTCGTCTTTTATATTTTTAAATGTAATTTCATTGAATACTGGCAATACAAAACGTCGGTTCGAGTGTTTTTTGTGAAATGAAATGGAATAAAAAAATGTATCGAGAACTCTTTCCTGATAATTTCTCATTTATTAATTCCGAATAACTGTTTGAAATTGAAATGTATAAAATTTAAAGCAGATTGTTAATAAAAATTGTGAATAAAATTTTGATAACTATATTCGTTGTATAACTTTGTTACTATGAAAATCGAACCTTACATCGCGCAGCTTTTATACCGTTATCAATGTGTAACCGTTCCAGGTTTCGGAGCTTTTTTAACCGAAATTCAATCGGCTCAACTGAATGAAAGCTCGAATTCGTTTTCTCCTCCAAAGAAAATGATTTCTTTCAATGCCAATTTGAAGAACAATGATGGTTTATTAGCCAATCATATTGCCCAAGCAGAAAAAACATCTTATGAATATGCCGTTAGCGCCATTCAGTATGAAGTTTTTCTTTGGAAAAAAGCATTGGAAGAAAACGCCATTTTCTCGATAAAAAATGTAGGTGATTTTTGCCTGAACGCCGATGCTAATTTAGTATTTACTCCATATGATCAAACCAATTATTTGACAAATTCATTTGGTTTAAGTCCGTTTGTTTCGCCACTTGTGAAAAGAGAAATCTTCGAACAAAAAATTGAAGCAATCGAGGAAAATCAAACCATTGCTTTGATTCCAGAGGAAGCAAGAAGAATGAATCCATATTTAAAATATGCTGCCATTTTTGTACTGGGATTAGGATTAACAGCAGGTGTTGGCTATCCAATTTACCAAAATCAAATCACAACTCAAACTACGCTTGTTGAAACGGCCGTTCAAAAACAGGTTCAGAATAAAATACAAGAAGCTACTTTTTTTATCGAAACTCCAATTCCCGCTGTAACGCTATCCGTTAAATCAGCTACGGAAGTAAAAATGTCGTATCATATCATGGCAGGCGTTTATAGAGAAGAAAAAAATGCACAAAAAACATTTAATCAATTAACTCGCTTAGGATACAAAGCCCGCCGAATCGCTCCTAACAGACACGGATTATTCCCTGTCCTTTACGGAAGTTATGCCACTATTGCAGAAGCCGAAAAAGCAAAACAGGAAATTCAGAAAAAACACAATCCGGAAGCTTGGATCTTAATCCAATCGCTATAAAATAAAAATCCTTACGGTTTAGACTACCCCCAAAAAGCAAAAAGCTATTTGGGGGTATTTTTTTAGGAGCAATCTCCAGCTATCCGCTATATCTCTTGTGCCCGCCGCTGCGCGCAAAAGAGGATGCCGCCTCTATCTGGGCTAGGTATTCGAATAACAAGTACCTCCGACATACCAAATAAGCCTTTTTTAAGCGGTTTAATGCGTGATTGTTTTATAAACACACAAGAAGTCGACCAAAGGTAAATTGTGTGTCGTAAACCTTGATTTATTGTAATTAATTTTTATTCTTGGTGTTGCTGCAAATGTTGTACAAAGTTTGTGAGATAGGATATCCTAATCTGGTGCTCGTTTGCAACGAGTACCTACTTTTTTTTTAGCACTAAACAAAGCGTTTGAAACGCGGCTCATTTACCACAATGGTTCAACATTTACATTATAAAAAATAGTATTGTCTTCTTCATAATTGCTATAACTGCTATTTACATAATCGCGCTAATCTGGTGCTCGTTTGCAACGAGTACCTACTTTCTTTTTAGCACTAAACAAAGCGTTTGCAACGCGGCTCATTTACCACGATGGTTCAACATTTACATTACAAAAAATAGTATTGTCCTTTTCATAATTTCTATAACTACAATTTACATAATCGCGTTGCAAACGCTACGTTTTGTCTTTTCAATTTAAGTAGGTACTCGACGCAGTCAAGCACCAGAGCAGAGGAATCTAGTGTTAGAAAGAAAACCATTAAAAAACGCTGTTTGAAAAATTTTCAAACAGCGTTTTAATTTTTTAAAACTTCCTACCTATTCCTAAAGAAAAATTCCAAAAACTAAAATTATCTATCGTTTTATGATAGCCACCGTCTAAGGCAATAAGAAAATTTTTACCTGTTTTATAATCTAGATGTAAACCAGGGAATATGCCAGCGGTATAACTATAACCGTCAACATTTTTAACTTCAAACCAACTATATGAATAAATGACATTATTTTTATCGACCTGAATCGATGAAAGTCGAAATAATTTGTCTTTATATGCAATAATTCCCAACCCCATGTTGCAGGATAGGTTTATTTTTCTATTCTTGTAAATGGAATAATGAATTTTAGCTCCTATTTCATGGTTTTTCACATAATCCCATTCGGTGTCTTCAAAAATTGTCTCAGGATTCCCAGTTAATATAAATCGATCCAATTCTTTTTCATTGCCATAAAAACTGGGAAAGTAATCGTTTTGAGAATATAAAAAATAATATTCCATGGACCACTTTTCGTTTCTTTGTCTGTGGTAACTGACTGAAATATTGAAATTTCTTTGATTTTCTTTCATATTCGGATAAATGCTTAGTCCTGAATTTACAAAGAATTTGTTTTTTTCTTGCGCAAAAGATATAAGACTGAAAAAACAGAATGGTATATAAAATATTTTTTTCATTGTATTTATTAAAATAGAGTGCTTCCGAACGGTTTTAAATTAATCATTATGATAGATTGTCGGTAACCGTACATATATTTCAGATAAAGTAAGACCAAACCAATATGTGAAAATAGGTCTCACTTCCATCATACCTTATTTACATTCAAATATATAATAAATATCTTACTATTGTTAATTAAAAACCCAAACAATCTCCGTAGCCCCGATAGCAGTGGAAATCCTTTTCTTTTTTTCTTTAAAAAAGAAAAGATTGCAACGCATAGCGGGAGGATTCGTTCTTAAAAACCATGAACACACTGCTCCTAATTCAAACTCGCCTTGAACATTCTCAATTCGTCCCAAGTATATTTGTCGCCAAATTGCTCTTTCATGCCGTTCAGCGATTCTTCTTTGTAATGCTTGAAGGCTTGGCTCAATTCCTTGATTTTGTCCTGTGGCAGTATGTCTTGGACGCTTACTTTCTTGGATTGGATCAGTTTGACCAAATGGCTTTCTATAGTTTGGGTGGTTAATTTCCTGATATTTGCAATATCCTGAATCGAATTTTTGCCAATCCACAAGTCGTAGGTTTCCTCCACGGTCGATTTCTTGGGTGCTTTCTTGGTCGCTTTTTTAGACGTATAGCGTTCCAAGTCGGCTTCGTCTTCAATCAAAGTGACATGTGTTTTCTTAAATTGGTTTTGAATCGCTTCAGTTTTTCTAGTGATGTATTTCTTTATTTCGTCAGAGGTTAGTTTTTCCTTCGAAATGGTTTCACCGGCAACCACGGTTTCAATCAAAAGCTTGGCTTTCATCAATCGCAAAACGGCTTTAGTCTGCAATTCTTCGAGCACAATCAGTTCCTCATAATAAGTCTTACTTTTTTTCTCTCGCTTCACTTCTTCGAGTTTCCAGAGAATTTCAAAAACCATCTCGTCCAATGGCTTTAAGAAATAGTTGAAAGCGGCTTGAATCCTGTCGGAAACATGGATTAAATCCACGGTTTCGTTATTGAAGATTTTGTTGAGCTGCGCCATGAATTTCTGGGAGGGATCCAAAAGGGAATCGATGGCTTCCATTTGGTTTGTTGCCCAGCGCGCATGTTTCGATTTGGCTGAATTTTCAGACTTATCCCCATAGCTGTACTTGTGATTGCGCCATTCCTGTGCTAAATCAGCCCAGTTAAAACTGTGCATCAAATAGTTATGGATGAAATTCTTGGTTTCAAAATGCAGTGAATTTTTCAATAATTCTTCCGAAGCCTTGTTTAAAGAGTAATCCATGACATCCTGGTCGTTAGAAATCACGTTCATACGCAACGGAGATAGCAAAATAAGCCCTTCTAACGAGCGTAAACGCGATAATGCCACATACGCTTGTCCCGGCATAAAAACCTGCGAAACATCGATCGCAGCCTTGTCAAAAGTTAATCCCTGGCTTTTATGCACCGTAATCGCCCAAGCCAATTTTATTGGATAATGTACAAAAGTCCCTAAAACCTCTTCTTCAATTTCCTTTGTGGCGGGATCAATTTTATAGCGGATATTTTGCCATTCGTATTTTTCGACTTCTATGGTTTTGTCTTCTTCCGGAAAATGAACCAGAATCTCCTGGCTCGAAAGGGATTTTATGATTCCCATTTTTCCGTTGAAATAGTTTTTATCGAAGGATAGATCGTTTTTCACAAACATTACTTGTGCGCCCAGTTTTAATTGTAAGCGTTCCTCAATCGGGAAAATCTTCTCGGGAAAATCGCCCACGATATCCGGCTTGTAGGTTATCAACTCCCCTTTTAAATCTTCCAAAGCTTGTGCGTTCATAGCATCGGCCTTGGCATTGTGGGTGGTAAGTGTGATATAGCCTTTGTTATTTTTTAAATCAAAATCAGGTTTTACGTATTTGTTCAGCGCCTGAACATCGGCTGCGGTGATTTGGTTGTTCCGTAAATTATTCAAAACCGAGATGAACTCCGTGTCGGTTTGGCGGTATATTGTGGATAACTCAATATATAAAGGCGGATTTTGCTGAACAGCATGCGAATGGAAAAAGAATTTTCCTTTGTAATAATTGCGCAGCGTTCTCCATTCCTCATCCCGAATCACCGGTGGCAATTGCAATAAATCACCGATAAACAAAACCTGCACTCCGCCAAAAGGAGTTGCGTTCTTTCGCACCGTTTGCATCATATAATCCATTGCATCCAGCAAATCAGCGCGCAGCATACTCACTTCGTCGATCACCAACAATTCCATATTGCGAATCACCGATTTCTTCAATCCACTCATTTTAAAATGCCGGCGCAAGGTATCTTTCGACTCAAATTTTACCGTATCCGTGAATTGGGAATCGACATTAAAGGCAGGAATAAATCCTCCAAACGGCAACTGAAACATCGAGTGAATCGTAACACCTCCTGCATTTAAAGCCGCTATTCCCGTGGGCGCCACGACAACTGTGTTCTTGTGCGTGGTTGCTATGATTTCCTTTAAAAGCGTGGTCTTCCCGGTTCCTGCTTTACCGGTAAGAAATACCGATCGATGTGTTTGATTAATAAATTGTAAGGTGTAAGCAGCGGCTTCAGAGATTGTTTGCATTTGGCGTGTATAGAGATAGCTAAAATATTGAAAATAGGAATAGTATTTTCATTTTTGGAAAACAATTTTAATTTTAAATCCGGTCGTTTTTAGCCCCGATTGAAATGGAAATCCTTGACAGTTGAAAAGCGATTTTTTCTAAACAGAAAAGAGCGACCGCAGGAAGCTCCTTTTATGGTTAAGAAAAAACGCTTTACGACTGAGAGATTGAAATGAAAAGCGGGATAAAGCTCCAAAAAAAAGCCTTCATTCTAAAATTTAGATGAAGGCCGTTTTTTGAATTAATATATAAAAAAATTATTTTTTAACTTCTTCCTTTGATTCAGGAGATTTGTATTTATCGTTTAAAGCTTTTACAATCACTTTAGTAATATCGTATTTATCTTCAGCATATAAAACAGAGGCAGCGTCACCAGTACCGTAGATATACGAATATCCGTTTTCTTTACCGTAGGTTTTGATGAATTTTTTAACACCGCTAACTAAAGAATCCATTTCTTTACCGCTTTCTTGTTGCAATTCTTGAGCCAATGCTTGTTGCGCTTGACCTAATTGTTGCTCTCTTTTTTGTAATTCAGCTCCTTTTTGTTGTGCCCACGCTTGTCCATTTGCTTGTGCTTGACTTTGAAAATTAGCAGCATCTTGCTTAAATCTTGAAATTTCAGCGTCCAGTTGTCTTCCTTTCTCTTCTGATTTTGCTTTATATTTAGCTTCAAGGTCTTTTGCTTCGGTATATTCTTTCATTAACACTGAAGTATCCACATAAGCTGTTTTTACTTCCTTTACTTGTGGCGCTGGTTTATTACAAGATAGTATTGTAATTGAAAGTGCGATAATTACTAATGCTTTATTACTCATATTTTTAATATTTCTTTTTTGGTATTCGTGAATCTTCGATTTCATTTGATGAATTTCTAATTTTTTATGTATGCGTGACAAAAATATAAAAAAATAAGTAGCATTGACATAAAGTTTGAAAAATACACATTTATTTATGATATCAGTTTTTGTTATTGTAAAGGAATTATTGATAATTTAAGGTTATAGCAATCGAATCCAATAGCTTTTAAATGAGCAGCTTTTTTAAAAAAGACAATATTCAGCTTGGTTTTAGTCTAAATCAGCGCTTAAATGCTTTTAAAATAGATTTTAGTTGTTTTTTATGATGTAAATATGCGAAGAATACTCAAAATCCTTCTTTGCTCTCCAATTGGATTGTAATCCGACGAAAAAGGCTTTTATAAAATTCATTTTCCCTGTTTTGTATTTTTCTGAAAGCAATGCCACGTAAAAAGAATCAAACTTCATAGGAAGCACTTTTACCAGTTTCATTTTTTCTTTTTCGAAAAGAGATTGGATAGCGGTTTTGGAAAAATGCCAAAAATGAATGGGCACATCATAAGCAGCCCAAAATTTCCCGTAATGTTTTGCATCGAAAGATTTGAAATTTGGAACCGCAATAATTAAAGTCCCGTTTGGTTTTAATAATCGTTTCAGTTCTTTTATTTGTTCGTCTAAATTCGGAACGTGTTCCAGAACATGCCACATCGAAATAACATCAAAAGAGTTATTTTCCAATTCAGTTGTTTTTTCGACAAAAGAAACGCCTTTGTTTTTTGCAATCGCTTTTGCTTTATCACTTGGCTCCACTCCTATTGTCTGCCAACCGTTTTGTTTTGCC harbors:
- a CDS encoding SPOR domain-containing protein, with amino-acid sequence MKIEPYIAQLLYRYQCVTVPGFGAFLTEIQSAQLNESSNSFSPPKKMISFNANLKNNDGLLANHIAQAEKTSYEYAVSAIQYEVFLWKKALEENAIFSIKNVGDFCLNADANLVFTPYDQTNYLTNSFGLSPFVSPLVKREIFEQKIEAIEENQTIALIPEEARRMNPYLKYAAIFVLGLGLTAGVGYPIYQNQITTQTTLVETAVQKQVQNKIQEATFFIETPIPAVTLSVKSATEVKMSYHIMAGVYREEKNAQKTFNQLTRLGYKARRIAPNRHGLFPVLYGSYATIAEAEKAKQEIQKKHNPEAWILIQSL
- a CDS encoding helix-turn-helix domain-containing protein produces the protein MQTISEAAAYTLQFINQTHRSVFLTGKAGTGKTTLLKEIIATTHKNTVVVAPTGIAALNAGGVTIHSMFQLPFGGFIPAFNVDSQFTDTVKFESKDTLRRHFKMSGLKKSVIRNMELLVIDEVSMLRADLLDAMDYMMQTVRKNATPFGGVQVLFIGDLLQLPPVIRDEEWRTLRNYYKGKFFFHSHAVQQNPPLYIELSTIYRQTDTEFISVLNNLRNNQITAADVQALNKYVKPDFDLKNNKGYITLTTHNAKADAMNAQALEDLKGELITYKPDIVGDFPEKIFPIEERLQLKLGAQVMFVKNDLSFDKNYFNGKMGIIKSLSSQEILVHFPEEDKTIEVEKYEWQNIRYKIDPATKEIEEEVLGTFVHYPIKLAWAITVHKSQGLTFDKAAIDVSQVFMPGQAYVALSRLRSLEGLILLSPLRMNVISNDQDVMDYSLNKASEELLKNSLHFETKNFIHNYLMHSFNWADLAQEWRNHKYSYGDKSENSAKSKHARWATNQMEAIDSLLDPSQKFMAQLNKIFNNETVDLIHVSDRIQAAFNYFLKPLDEMVFEILWKLEEVKREKKSKTYYEELIVLEELQTKAVLRLMKAKLLIETVVAGETISKEKLTSDEIKKYITRKTEAIQNQFKKTHVTLIEDEADLERYTSKKATKKAPKKSTVEETYDLWIGKNSIQDIANIRKLTTQTIESHLVKLIQSKKVSVQDILPQDKIKELSQAFKHYKEESLNGMKEQFGDKYTWDELRMFKASLN
- a CDS encoding OmpH family outer membrane protein, translating into MKSKIHEYQKRNIKNMSNKALVIIALSITILSCNKPAPQVKEVKTAYVDTSVLMKEYTEAKDLEAKYKAKSEEKGRQLDAEISRFKQDAANFQSQAQANGQAWAQQKGAELQKREQQLGQAQQALAQELQQESGKEMDSLVSGVKKFIKTYGKENGYSYIYGTGDAASVLYAEDKYDITKVIVKALNDKYKSPESKEEVKK
- a CDS encoding class I SAM-dependent methyltransferase, whose amino-acid sequence is MDISNKKHFLTVKDYSVSKETFDLYHDEELDMLVTSPQPSLDALGKYYESVDYISHTDSKRSLFEKAYHFVKSIALKNKLNLINSLQSDKGRILDIGAGTGDFLSVAKQNGWQTIGVEPSDKAKAIAKNKGVSFVEKTTELENNSFDVISMWHVLEHVPNLDEQIKELKRLLKPNGTLIIAVPNFKSFDAKHYGKFWAAYDVPIHFWHFSKTAIQSLFEKEKMKLVKVLPMKFDSFYVALLSEKYKTGKMNFIKAFFVGLQSNWRAKKDFEYSSHIYIIKNN